The Naumovozyma dairenensis CBS 421 chromosome 1, complete genome genomic interval AAGGAATTCATGGAACCCCTTACTCTTTTAAAAAGTAAGGAAAACGATAATGTTCAGCAATCCACTGAAAGAACTAtaggaagaagaagaagtacTATGAGTAGTATTGAATCAAAACCAGAAAATCTACAATtcttaaaagaaaatatatctcATGAAGAAGTAACAACAAACACATCTAACCAGGATCGTAACTATACTAAAGAGAAACAGCCAAccaaaataaatcaatatgaaaatgaaaatgttaaCCGTGACGAATATCCTAAAGTAATTAGCGTACCGGCTAATGAACGTCCACCTGATATAATCGatcaaagaaagagaagacCCTCAGGAACAATACAGAGAAGAAAATCTTCTGTTTCTTATAAAGTTGCTGGTGCAACTATTCCCGATGTCATTCCCACTTCTAGATCAAAACCAACatcaaaatctaaaaaaatcattgaaactACTTCAGTTTCAAAGCTACAACCCACAACAGCTCGCCCACTGTCGAGTACTGATCGGTCCTTAAGCATTAAAGCTGCATCAGCTGCTTTGAAAGATGATACTTTGACAGATATTGAACCATTACCACCAGGGAAACATACGAAACAAgtacaacaagaacaagaacaacagcaacagaAACATCaacaagatgaagaagaacaatatAGGCAAGAACAGCAACAACGACAAGAACATGAATATGAACAAgaacagcagcagcaacaacacCAGCAACACCAGCAAAGAAACCCggaacaacaacaattcaATGCacaagaattagaagaaaggGAATTAGCAAGGCAACAGATGGAATTAGCAGCACAAGCACATGAAGGTGAACATTTCAATGAGGACATGGGAGATGCCCCAAAGTTACAACTCAATGATGAGACTGTTGATACTACTCCTTCAGTTGAAAGAAGACATTCTATCGGTTCCCAGGTTTTGAAAACTGTAAAATCACCTATTAAACATATTCAAAAGACAGCTACTACTCATTCTTCTAGAAGGAAATCATCAAAAAGTGAAACTACCCCAGGggggaaaaaaaagaaaatgccTGGATTTTTAACAAAAATTCAGAACAAACTTTAATTAACTGATCCCCCTCCGTTCCCATActgaatatttttatgaacactgaactttttttttaaaaaaatcatatGTCGTTTtctataattatttatttaattaataataacaatttaCTAATATCCttaatttccaaatctACCAAGCGAGCAATCATGTACTTACTAAGTCTACTCTTGCACGTTTCCACACATTATGAAGATACACAGactcatcatcattctcCATTTTAGtcaatttatcatcttctaagCTTGGTTTCGTTATCGTAATTTGTGCAAAGGTACCTTTCCCACCCTTCTGCTTTATAAACCTACCTGGATTAATCATTATGACATTTTGAATAACTCTGGCAAATCTTGGCATTTCACTTGGAAAAATCATCACATCAGGAGTAACATTCCCAACAAATTCAGTCAATCCAAGGTATGGTACTTCTAAGTCTGCACCAGCTATAtgtttgaatattttcttctctttatcaattttaacATTCCTCGTGCCACCTGGGAAAATTGGATAATATCGACGTTGTTGTAAGATATGTTCTGATATCCTATCAAATCTATTCCTTGATGATGTCTCACCACCTTTAGTTActtcttttaaatctttgaaaatatcaacaTTAGAACAACCGAAGAAAGTTTCGTTTAATTGGAATGTGGATGGGTTGGTGaaacatttgaaattcttcGGTAACTGTAATTGTTTCCTATCGAATGAATCCTGCGGATATGATGCATGTTGACTTAATGCATCTCTTGTACATGGTATTAGTATCACTTGAATTTGTGAATTGattgttttcaaaatggGGGTCATCACTTTGGTGAATAACTCATCTAAAGTCTTTGGTTGAATTTTCAAGTTGGGGAAAGTTGGTATGCTACCACTGGAAATAAGGGGATTGGttaaatcaataaatgGTCCAAACATTATTACCACATGAGGTTTCActtgattatttattttatcaaCGAAGTCAATTAGTGGAGTCATATCGATATTAGTCTCAGAAAAATATGGTCCGCTCGTTACAATAACTTTCAtagtttcattattaaaattttcttgaaatcctttgatttcttcttcagtgGATACAGGAGCATCTGGGTATGGTAATGATAAGATTTCATCTACtaagaaattttcattattggCATTTTTCCCCCTCAGTCCTACTATTTGGCCGCAGAATAATGATAGTTCTTTGATGTTTGATAAATCCAACCTAACTCTTCTACCTATCCCCAAGATTCTCGATGTTTCTAACGCGATAGATTCAGTATTTAATCTACCTTCAAATGTTGGAGAATCAGGAACAATTCTACCGACAGTATAAATTTCAGATTGTGATTGAATCGTTGGATCGCTGAATTGATTTGGTGATAAGTTATAGTGTTCTTGAATGATTTTTgtgaaaatttcaatttgttcatCTAACACATCGGATGCATCTATTAAATTCTGCCTCATTGTTCTAAATTTATACTTTTGCGGATCATAAAATGGTGCAATTTTGACTTTATTTTCCCTGTTCTTGTCACTATTACTTTCTAATccttttaaaatatttaaatttaaccCTGTTGATACATCCATATTCTCCGGATTTAATGAATCTAGTATTTTCCCAAAAGTATCCTCTCCAGGTTCGATTTTTACATTTGACATATTATTAATAGCACTTGTATTAGCCGAGTCAAATGTTATTTCAGATTTCACAGATACCGTAGatgtttcattatcaattatatcAGATGCCGGTGGACGTTCTGATCCTTGTTCCTGCTCCATTTTAATATCTGAATTACTATCATTACCGTTATTGAATTCCAGCTTGGCACCATTAGGAGTATTCCCATTCAAATTAGTTTGATTAGCACTAGCTAATTTACGTTTCTTTAAAAGCGGAGTCCTTGGGCTGGAATTTAGTGGAATACCAAACATTGGACTAGCATTCAAAGGTCTGAGAGATCTAGGCTTCTTgagtgatgatgatggattGTTACTTTTATTCTTAATAATTGGAGATGAGATTGATTTAGCATGTTTTTCTACTTGTTGCTGtaaaaattgtttaaattGATCGAGATTTCTTAATGAATATTCAGTATGGGTTTCATTCTTCCCTATAGAGAATTGTTCCCATTTGATGTATAGATCTTCCGCAGATATGGCATGGATCTTTGAGAGATTCTCCAAAATTGTGAGGATCTCCGGTTTATCAACTTCGGGACCAAAATTGGAGACAAAAGAACTCATTTCCTGTTAAATGGGTGCAATGATTCGTTGATATACAGTAATACTGgtataaataaataaacatattgtaaataatatcataaattcaaaatgaattgaatgtTCCGAATATTATATGTTATTAActataaaaatgatatcttATGTTGATGATTGACTTGAAGTAaaatatgatgaaaaaaatagacGCGTCGCGTTTTGGAGAAACAAACGcgaaaaaaaatgatcaCAAATTATTTAACAATTTTGCTAATTTTAATGTTTCTTCATTTAAACAATTGAACATTGAGAGATCATCATAATTTGTTATCGTTCTTGTCTCCCACAATCGATTTATAATCCGGATACTTTGAAATCTCCAACGTGTACGTGATGATGTAGTATAATCTACCATTGTTTGGATGATCTCTGTAATctgattcttcttcaaaatagTTTCTATAAAATGCTTGTTGCTTAAGATAGCATATAATGTTTCTAACAAGAATGTTTCTTTCGTGCCATTATTTGAGTCATCGATGTCTGTGACCAATGGATTTAAAATTCTTGTCACTGATttagaagaattgaataattctAACGTAACTAAAGTGTTTCTTAATTCTTGAATGagtaaataaatttcattacTATAATCCGACATTTTACTAACCATCAATACGACATGATTCCATATTTCAGTCAACTCataattatcattatccatatcaaatttcaaatgaattaaGATATGGATCAATATTAATGACTTTGAACTTAAATTCATGGGTATCGACGACGTCTCGTCTGTTGATTGTAAAAGCATACAAcataatttcaaaagttcCTTATATCCATTATCTTTGTATAACCATTGCACCAATTCCTCATGGTTAGTATATATAAGCAATGGCTCAATCAAATAGTTCAAATGCTTCATTGTAAATGAACCACTTTTGATCCTATTTATCGCCTTTATCATATGcttgaaataatattggaAATCATCTACATCGTTGACTGGATTCATTAAGATGCATGCAAtttcataataaattaaagaatttgaatcaaatttatttacGAATGACAATGGCATtgatatatctttatttgtgatttctttttttttctcagTTGGAGCCACAAGCGATGGTGTATGCGTTTTGGGCTTAAATACGTCATCTACgattgatgatgaaggctcataattttcttttttctcaTTAAACAATGAaacttcttttttcaattttgatGACGTATTCTCAAATTgtgaatttttcttcaaagttGGTTTAGGTATTTGGATATTTGAATCTTGTTCCGCTAATATGTCTTCAGCATTATCTATTCGGTTATTTTTCCCGTTTATGATTGTTGGTGGGTCAATGCTAAATTTCACATTATGCTCATGATCATCTTTAACTTTATCATCCGTTTCTTTTTGATTGAATATACCGCTTAACCCTGTGTCTCTTTTCGTCTCTATACTATTTCCGTAATGAACGTcttgttgtaattgtttatttatatctctCGATTTAGATGGATTTTGATAAACACTAATAACTTTCGTCATTTCAGAGATCctattatcattatttggattattttccataataaattcattcgTTTGTTCATCAAGGGATGATGCATTGTGGATAACGACACTGCTTGTACTTGTAGTTCTTTGATTATTACTGTTGTGATCAGAATAATTCTCGGTTTTTTTGTTGCTATTTGTCTTGTTGAATGGGTTAACCATGGTCATTTCCATGTACTTTTTAAGTTTAATTTCAtcgtcgtcatcatcatcatcatcaaaacCGTCGTTTAGTATATCGTGATCTTCTTTCGCAACTGCGACttgttcatttttaatcattatttcattgatattaaagatatttttgtCTCTTGTTTTCAATTCGTTATagattttcaatttgattgAAACCAATTCgaaatctttcaaaatattggagaagattgatttattgaataaataaatttcaaataataaattattgtAAACCTTAGAATCGAATTCATTACCATAAGTCCTTAAAAGTTTCCGAGTTAATTTTTCTATTGGAATATGTTGTTGCCCTACTTGATGTTGTTTAATTCCTCTTGAAGACAATTCatggaaaatatttattagtaAATTGAATGcaaaattgaagaatttggatctatatttcaaataatataatgacAACATTTCTTGGGATAGAATGGAACCATTTTTGgcattatcttcttcatgaTATGAAAGGTTTGTTAATCTATCGAATCTTTCCAGTATTGTATTGATTAAAGTTGCCATTGACGAATGAGATTCTagtgataataatttatggAGTAGATCATTTGACTCTAAATTATTGATTGAGTATAACTCAATTATATCTCCTAGCGGAATAATTTCTAATGATTTAGAtaaagttaataaatttttcaaatgaaagGGATTTTTGACCATAATCTTTCGAAGTTCAAGTTgtatttctttcatttgATCATTATTCAACTCCAAAACGGAATTAGagtttaataaataattctgTAATAATTGTAACGGTTCATCGGAAGAGTTCGAGGTTCTAAATCTGTCACATATTTGTTGCAATGTACCGCTGTCCTTATGAgaatcttcatttttcttcgaTTGTTGTTTATCatttgtattgttattcatatatttcttgaGTAATGTGTTGGAGTGATTGTTCGAAAGATCACCTGTTAAATCTAGATGGTTTGAAGTATCTATTTtatagttattatttgtatttgtttcAGTATTAGACCCTTTGGGAGAAGTTACCATTGAGGAGGCACCAGAGGAAGATGCAGAAGATAATAATCGTTTCTTAGATGGTGGTAATTGATTCGAAGACGGTTCTTGTGTCGTCGTCGTCGCCGTCGTCGTCATCGTTACTACTGCACTGACCGTCCTTTTATTCGGACGATTGTGAGTACCCCCATTATTGATAGAACCATAATTGTGCTCAATTGAATTTCTGtcgttattattctttGTATGATCCCTTAACAATATTTCACTTGTTGATCTTATTTTCGAACTCCTCTGACTATTCATGGTTGATAAAGTAGATGCCATTGTTGGTTTGGCATAACTTGGGTAACTTTTGGGTGCATtggtattgttattattattattattatttatacttgatcttcttctccttATATTTTCATGCTGTGATAACTTTGATTTAGACGGTATTCTTGAATTGGAAGGAGTTGAATAATCTATATTTAAATGAGATGGAATTGATAActcaattgattttttcagttggatagaaaatgaattatttaataatttcttggCATCTGAGGGGAAACTTTTATAGTAATACCAAAATGTCAATCTCATTGATTCTCTCACAATTGTTTGAGTATCTGTAATACCTTTCTTCAGCCATTCTTCAATGTATACCATATTATTTCctaattttgatttattatcatcgtGATTGATATTATCGTcaccattatcattatatttaattagGATTAATCTTAATAAGATGGACGAAATAACTCTTGGGAAGATACTTTTCTCATTAATTAATGCGAAAGAATTTTGgaagaatttattatggaaatgatttaaattcatGATCATGACTATTAAACAGTGAGATGCGAATTGTGAAgagattttttttgttgaagTTATTAAATTCCTCAggatattaaatatttgatcCAACATTTGTTGGGTTAGATAGGTATCATTTAAAAGgatcaaaatatctttaattaattgacatgtatttaatgataatgaggTTCTCAATGATAATGCACTTTTCGTTATTTGATCAAAGAAGTTTagttctttcaaaattgatACCAATGTCATTAGGTTATCTGGTTGAGATTGAGAGTCAGATTGGAACAGTAAAGAGTTTTTACTATTAAAGATtctatttttcatttcaatGACATTCGATTGTCTTAGTTTCCAATTTTGTTCAGTTTCTTTTGGATTTTCGAAAGGTATCAGTAATTGGTTTAAATCAGATTGTAGTTGATCCATCGAATTATAATATGATGATATGACGGAATTAGTATTCGATGATGTGTTATTGGTgaaagaggaagaaaacGTTGGTGgtttatattctttcagtagtaaatcaaattcataGTCCTTATCGAAGGTGGAATCATCAGCTGTTATAtcgttgttgttgttactattattcGATTTTATTGAGATAGATTTCGAACTtggaataattttttcattgataTTAAGCTTTTCCCTTATGAAAATGGATTTAAtctcttcattattatcagaaATTTGATGGGCAAAATCGTAAATTAAggaatcatttaaatatttcttcaaaatatcgTTTATTAGTTCAGCAATTGTTCTAATATCtctgttattatttacattcAGTATTTTAACaaaatatggaataaatatttgtaaAGTGAAGATTGggtttttattatttttcaaatttatcttAATTAATTCATCGATAGTTAAAAGTATTAGTTTTATATTGTCTGAATTAATGAAAGCACCAATAGgagatgaagatattgatttatcattatcatgaTAATTtgtcaataatttttgtaaacGATCTTCCAAAAACAAAGGAGTCActaaatatattgtttctaaagattttattgataataaccAAAACTTTTGCTccaatgaattattattgttatttataatgatatttggTAACTCCACaatgaaataatttattaatttgtCAACGGTTAATCTATTAAAATTAGATGGAGATTGAACAGCGACTCTTTTAATTAAATAACATAATGAGGAATGTGATAATGTTATTAGGTTAATCACGTTTGGGTAAAGTTTTGGCAGTTCTAATaaagttttgaaataaGATGGTATAGAAGGTATGTTGACCAATT includes:
- the POL12 gene encoding DNA-directed DNA polymerase alpha subunit POL12 (similar to Saccharomyces cerevisiae POL12 (YBL035C); ancestral locus Anc_3.322), translated to MSSFVSNFGPEVDKPEILTILENLSKIHAISAEDLYIKWEQFSIGKNETHTEYSLRNLDQFKQFLQQQVEKHAKSISSPIIKNKSNNPSSSLKKPRSLRPLNASPMFGIPLNSSPRTPLLKKRKLASANQTNLNGNTPNGAKLEFNNGNDSNSDIKMEQEQGSERPPASDIIDNETSTVSVKSEITFDSANTSAINNMSNVKIEPGEDTFGKILDSLNPENMDVSTGLNLNILKGLESNSDKNRENKVKIAPFYDPQKYKFRTMRQNLIDASDVLDEQIEIFTKIIQEHYNLSPNQFSDPTIQSQSEIYTVGRIVPDSPTFEGRLNTESIALETSRILGIGRRVRLDLSNIKELSLFCGQIVGLRGKNANNENFLVDEILSLPYPDAPVSTEEEIKGFQENFNNETMKVIVTSGPYFSETNIDMTPLIDFVDKINNQVKPHVVIMFGPFIDLTNPLISSGSIPTFPNLKIQPKTLDELFTKVMTPILKTINSQIQVILIPCTRDALSQHASYPQDSFDRKQLQLPKNFKCFTNPSTFQLNETFFGCSNVDIFKDLKEVTKGGETSSRNRFDRISEHILQQRRYYPIFPGGTRNVKIDKEKKIFKHIAGADLEVPYLGLTEFVGNVTPDVMIFPSEMPRFARVIQNVIMINPGRFIKQKGGKGTFAQITITKPSLEDDKLTKMENDDESVYLHNVWKRARVDLVST
- the STU1 gene encoding Stu1p (similar to Saccharomyces cerevisiae STU1 (YBL034C); ancestral locus Anc_3.321) → MSSINNGYTLPNTSTSTTSKSNSAASFEKLYTLLIENPTEITSIDEKLSLLTQFKGHVKKELVNIPSIPSYFKTLLELPKLYPNVINLITLSHSSLCYLIKRVAVQSPSNFNRLTVDKLINYFIVELPNIIINNNNNSLEQKFWLLSIKSLETIYLVTPLFLEDRLQKLLTNYHDNDKSISSSPIGAFINSDNIKLILLTIDELIKINLKNNKNPIFTLQIFIPYFVKILNVNNNRDIRTIAELINDILKKYLNDSLIYDFAHQISDNNEEIKSIFIREKLNINEKIIPSSKSISIKSNNSNNNNDITADDSTFDKDYEFDLLLKEYKPPTFSSSFTNNTSSNTNSVISSYYNSMDQLQSDLNQLLIPFENPKETEQNWKLRQSNVIEMKNRIFNSKNSLLFQSDSQSQPDNLMTLVSILKELNFFDQITKSALSLRTSLSLNTCQLIKDILILLNDTYLTQQMLDQIFNILRNLITSTKKISSQFASHCLIVMIMNLNHFHNKFFQNSFALINEKSIFPRVISSILLRLILIKYNDNGDDNINHDDNKSKLGNNMVYIEEWLKKGITDTQTIVRESMRLTFWYYYKSFPSDAKKLLNNSFSIQLKKSIELSIPSHLNIDYSTPSNSRIPSKSKLSQHENIRRRRSSINNNNNNNNTNAPKSYPSYAKPTMASTLSTMNSQRSSKIRSTSEILLRDHTKNNNDRNSIEHNYGSINNGGTHNRPNKRTVSAVVTMTTTATTTTQEPSSNQLPPSKKRLLSSASSSGASSMVTSPKGSNTETNTNNNYKIDTSNHLDLTGDLSNNHSNTLLKKYMNNNTNDKQQSKKNEDSHKDSGTLQQICDRFRTSNSSDEPLQLLQNYLLNSNSVLELNNDQMKEIQLELRKIMVKNPFHLKNLLTLSKSLEIIPLGDIIELYSINNLESNDLLHKLLSLESHSSMATLINTILERFDRLTNLSYHEEDNAKNGSILSQEMLSLYYLKYRSKFFNFAFNLLINIFHELSSRGIKQHQVGQQHIPIEKLTRKLLRTYGNEFDSKVYNNLLFEIYLFNKSIFSNILKDFELVSIKLKIYNELKTRDKNIFNINEIMIKNEQVAVAKEDHDILNDGFDDDDDDDDEIKLKKYMEMTMVNPFNKTNSNKKTENYSDHNSNNQRTTSTSSVVIHNASSLDEQTNEFIMENNPNNDNRISEMTKVISVYQNPSKSRDINKQLQQDVHYGNSIETKRDTGLSGIFNQKETDDKVKDDHEHNVKFSIDPPTIINGKNNRIDNAEDILAEQDSNIQIPKPTLKKNSQFENTSSKLKKEVSLFNEKKENYEPSSSIVDDVFKPKTHTPSLVAPTEKKKEITNKDISMPLSFVNKFDSNSLIYYEIACILMNPVNDVDDFQYYFKHMIKAINRIKSGSFTMKHLNYLIEPLLIYTNHEELVQWLYKDNGYKELLKLCCMLLQSTDETSSIPMNLSSKSLILIHILIHLKFDMDNDNYELTEIWNHVVLMVSKMSDYSNEIYLLIQELRNTLVTLELFNSSKSVTRILNPLVTDIDDSNNGTKETFLLETLYAILSNKHFIETILKKNQITEIIQTMVDYTTSSRTRWRFQSIRIINRLWETRTITNYDDLSMFNCLNEETLKLAKLLNNL